One genomic window of Nerophis lumbriciformis linkage group LG31, RoL_Nlum_v2.1, whole genome shotgun sequence includes the following:
- the lg31h2orf88 gene encoding small membrane A-kinase anchor protein isoform X2, with the protein MLLWIHWRLFSGFKRRGLRFKEAYYSTRWRRHGRPPPFKQKKGAGRRVAWQADSHRHGRTWMEKSPNDEPRLNRPGGILQRMGCVKSKGGSYAEQDGRRTRGDKAHLVRSESGLVEISSPGVDPALLDYAQKLSEEIMTRAVQQWVEVDRRYSDIPYIECDVP; encoded by the exons ATGCTGCTGTGGATTCATTGGCGTTTATTCTCAGGTTTTAAGAGGAGAGGACTCAGATTTAAAGAAGCTTATTATTCCACGAGATGGAGAAGACACGGACGTCCCCCGCCCTTCAAA CAAAAGAAAGGAGCGGGACGACGGGTCGCGTGGCAAGCGGACTCACACCGGCATGGGCG GACGTGGATGGAAAAGAGTCCGAATGATGAACCGCGACTGAACCGACCAGGCGGGATCCTCCAGAGGATGGGGTGCGTCAAATCCAAGGGGGGCAGCTACGCCGAGCAGGACGGGAGGAGGACGAGGGGGGATAAGGCCCACTTGGTGCGTTCGGAGTCGGGCCTGGTGGAAATAAGTTCTCCTGGGGTCGACCCGGCGCTGCTGGACTACGCCCAGAAGCTCTCGGAGGAGATCATGACCCGGGCTGTGCAGCAGTGGGTGGAGGTGGACCGCCGCTACAGCGACATCCCCTACATCGAGTGCGACGTGCCGTGA
- the lg31h2orf88 gene encoding small membrane A-kinase anchor protein isoform X3 produces the protein MEKSPNDEPRLNRPGGILQRMGCVKSKGGSYAEQDGRRTRGDKAHLVRSESGLVEISSPGVDPALLDYAQKLSEEIMTRAVQQWVEVDRRYSDIPYIECDVP, from the coding sequence ATGGAAAAGAGTCCGAATGATGAACCGCGACTGAACCGACCAGGCGGGATCCTCCAGAGGATGGGGTGCGTCAAATCCAAGGGGGGCAGCTACGCCGAGCAGGACGGGAGGAGGACGAGGGGGGATAAGGCCCACTTGGTGCGTTCGGAGTCGGGCCTGGTGGAAATAAGTTCTCCTGGGGTCGACCCGGCGCTGCTGGACTACGCCCAGAAGCTCTCGGAGGAGATCATGACCCGGGCTGTGCAGCAGTGGGTGGAGGTGGACCGCCGCTACAGCGACATCCCCTACATCGAGTGCGACGTGCCGTGA
- the lg31h2orf88 gene encoding small membrane A-kinase anchor protein isoform X1, with the protein MLLWIHWRLFSGFKRRGLRFKEAYYSTRWRRHGRPPPFKQKKGAGRRVAWQADSHRHGRPEPVRRAIRGHRHGRTWMEKSPNDEPRLNRPGGILQRMGCVKSKGGSYAEQDGRRTRGDKAHLVRSESGLVEISSPGVDPALLDYAQKLSEEIMTRAVQQWVEVDRRYSDIPYIECDVP; encoded by the exons ATGCTGCTGTGGATTCATTGGCGTTTATTCTCAGGTTTTAAGAGGAGAGGACTCAGATTTAAAGAAGCTTATTATTCCACGAGATGGAGAAGACACGGACGTCCCCCGCCCTTCAAA CAAAAGAAAGGAGCGGGACGACGGGTCGCGTGGCAAGCGGACTCACACCGGCATGGGCGTCCTGAGCCTGTCCGTCGCGCGATACGTGGACACCGTCATGGCCGGACGTGGATGGAAAAGAGTCCGAATGATGAACCGCGACTGAACCGACCAGGCGGGATCCTCCAGAGGATGGGGTGCGTCAAATCCAAGGGGGGCAGCTACGCCGAGCAGGACGGGAGGAGGACGAGGGGGGATAAGGCCCACTTGGTGCGTTCGGAGTCGGGCCTGGTGGAAATAAGTTCTCCTGGGGTCGACCCGGCGCTGCTGGACTACGCCCAGAAGCTCTCGGAGGAGATCATGACCCGGGCTGTGCAGCAGTGGGTGGAGGTGGACCGCCGCTACAGCGACATCCCCTACATCGAGTGCGACGTGCCGTGA